From a region of the Sesamum indicum cultivar Zhongzhi No. 13 linkage group LG3, S_indicum_v1.0, whole genome shotgun sequence genome:
- the LOC105157049 gene encoding DELLA protein RGL1-like, protein MLPSEQFDSTRVQNESKGIQNGVEEWDGTDISLFSSNIGFFQAQGNAAEVGQALSENEIHRQMQDFKEFCNLDDLYVDVVSPPFQSCDDNEIRTILGISSQSSEQTEVGQEGSYVPLERYFELLRRHQGKRLRSDGEKSNADSQTQTTHSRSSMMSTEKIIELATENFIQAISKSKEISVVSHPYPSSMTLGYSTDDLKAIELVQNLLLSADKVDEKKYECARKLLEECDRMSSSAGTPIQRLVLYFAEALYEKIDRETGSISPKGMGKRILHPREDLQHTNKFRISLHKNQPLSQIAQFAGIQTVIEHVAEARKVHVIDLGIRSGLQCTILMQELAARQERNVQHLRITAVGTRSRPSIEQTGRQLMAFAESLNLNFSFHIVMVADILDLNERLFELDADEAVAVYSAYTLMHMIGQADQLEHIMRVIKSIRPCVMIVTELEANFNSPVFVRRFVEALFFYGAFFDSMAECLKNDEGNRREAESICFSSTIRDVVAAEESKRKIRHVRLNVWRAFFARFGLAETDLGMSSLYQANLVRQGFPSGSSCTLGMNGKCLTIGWKRTPLCTVSAWKFLRDSDG, encoded by the coding sequence ATGTTACCATCCGAGCAATTTGATTCCACCAGAGTTCAAAATGAGTCAAAGGGTATTCAGAATGGAGTGGAGGAATGGGACGGAACTGACATCAGCCTGTTTAGTTCTAACATAGGCTTCTTTCAGGCTCAGGGAAATGCAGCTGAGGTAGGACAGGCCTTGTCTGAGAATGAAATTCATCGACAAATGCAAGACTTCAAAGAGTTTTGCAACTTAGATGATTTGTATGTTGATGTTGTATCTCCTCCTTTTCAATCTTGTGATGATAACGAGATCAGGACCATTCTTGGTATCAGCTCCCAGAGTTCTGAGCAGACAGAAGTCGGACAGGAAGGGTCATATGTGCCCCTGGAGAGATATTTTGAGCTTCTGAGGAGACACCAGGGCAAGCGGTTAAGATCAGATGGAGAAAAATCTAATGCAGATTCTCAAACACAAACAACACATAGTCGAAGCTCAATGATGTCAACTGAAAAAATCATAGAACTGGCCACTGAAAATTTCATCCAGGCCATCTCCAAGAGCAAAGAAATCTCCGTAGTTAGCCATCCGTATCCAAGTTCGATGACTTTAGGCTACTCTACAGACGACTTAAAAGCAATTGAACTTGTGCAGAATCTTCTGTTGTCGGCTGATAAAGTAGATGAGAAGAAGTACGAATGTGCTAGAAAACTCCTGGAGGAGTGTGACAGAATGAGCTCATCTGCAGGTACTCCCATTCAGAGACTTGTGCTCTATTTCGCGGAAGCTCTGTATGAGAAGATTGATAGGGAAACGGGATCGATATCACCGAAAGGTATGGGGAAAAGAATTTTACATCCTCGTGAGGATTTGCAGCATACTAATAAATTCCGAATTTCCCTTCACAAaaatcaacctctctctcagATTGCACAGTTTGCAGGAATCCAAACTGTTATAGAACATGTAGCAGAGGCCAGAAAGGTCCATGTTATTGACCTTGGGATCAGAAGTGGATTGCAATGCACAATCTTGATGCAAGAACTTGCAGCTCGACAGGAACGTAATGTTCAGCATCTTAGGATAACTGCTGTCGGAACCAGATCAAGGCCATCAATAGAGCAGACAGGAAGACAATTGATGGCCTTTGCTGAGTCCTTGAACTTGAACTTCTCTTTTCATATAGTCATGGTAGCCGATATCTTGGACCTCAACGAGCGCCTCTTTGAGCTGGATGCTGATGAAGCTGTTGCTGTCTACTCGGCCTATACTCTCATGCATATGATCGGACAGGCTGATCAGCTTGAACATATCATGAGAGTGATCAAAAGCATTAGGCCTTGTGTTATGATTGTCACAGAACTGGAGGCAAATTTTAATTCTCCAGTTTTTGTACGCCGTTTCGTTGAAGCCCTTTTCTTCTATGGTGCGTTCTTCGACTCCATGGCAGaatgtttgaaaaatgatGAGGGAAACAGAAGGGAGGCGGAATCTATATGTTTCAGTTCAACCATAAGAGACGTTGTGGCAGCAGAAGAAAGCAAAAGGAAGATCAGGCATGTGCGTTTAAATGTCTGGAGAGCATTCTTTGCACGTTTTGGGCTAGCGGAGACAGACCTGGGCATGTCATCTCTTTATCAAGCAAATTTGGTGCGGCAGGGATTCCCGTCTGGCAGCTCGTGTACATTAGGCATGAATGGCAAATGCTTAACTATAGGGTGGAAGAGGACACCTCTTTGTACAGTTTCAGCATGGAAGTTCCTGAGAGATTCTGATGGATGA
- the LOC105157050 gene encoding DELLA protein RGL2-like — translation MFTAKIFDSRGVPNESSVSSGTYNEEAKKSSNSFGVEGWEDTHIDTSGDAAELGHSLSEVHRQLRDYKEFGNLDDLYLDVVSPPLQSCNDNEIRMILGIGSQNPELIDAKQKGSYVLPMRSFELLRRHGIKRSRLEGQICYTVCQTQSTYTQGSRMSTENIIELAAENFVQPMSKTKEISVVSHPYPSSITLDRSDDNLKAVQLVQNLLLSAEKLDEKKYEQARKILEGCDRMSSSTGTPIQRLVFYFTGALYEKIDRENGTVSTKGLGKQILDPLEDLQPDQRFQISFHKNHPLCQITQFSAMQAVIDHVAEATKIHVIDLDIRSGVQSTILMQALVGRQEHPVQHLTITAVGTKSKALIEQTGKRLMAFAESLKLKFSFHIVMVADILELNENLFELNADEAVAVYAAFALTYMIAQADQLEHIMRVIKNIKPCVMIVVEIDTNCNSPTFVWRFVEALFFYGAFFDSLAECMKNDETNRRHAESTCFRSSIRNIVAAEGGERRVRLVDLSVWRAFFTRFGLVELELSMSSLYQAHLLRQSFPCHSSCTLGMNGKCLTIGWKGTPLCTLSAWKFQRDIDE, via the coding sequence ATGTTCACTGCTAAGATATTTGATTCAAGAGGAGTTCCAAACGAATCTAGTGTGTCAAGTGGTACTTACAATGAAGAAGCTAAGAAGTCGAGTAACTCATTTGGAGTTGAAGGATGGGAAGACACTCATATCGACACGTCTGGTGATGCAGCTGAGCTAGGACATTCCCTGTCTGAAGTTCATCGGCAGCTGCGAGACTACAAAGAGTTTGGGAACTTAGATGATTTGTATCTTGATGTTGTCTCCCCTCCTTTGCAATCATGTAATGACAATGAGATCAGGATGATTCTTGGTATCGGATCCCAGAATCCTGAGCTGATTGATGCCAAGCAGAAAGGATCGTATGTGCTCCCCATGAGATCTTTCGAGCTTCTAAGGAGACACGGAATCAAACGCTCAAGATTAGAAGGACAAATATGTTATACGGTTTGTCAGACACAATCCACTTATACTCAAGGTTCAAGGATGTCAACTGAAAACATCATTGAACTGGCTGCGGAAAATTTCGTCCAGCCCATGTCAAAGACTAAAGAGATCTCTGTAGTTAGCCATCCGTATCCAAGCTCAATCACTTTAGACCGTTCCGACGACAACTTAAAAGCGGTTCAACTTGTGCAGAACCTTTTGTTGTCTGCTGAGAAACTAGATGAAAAGAAATACGAACAAGCTAGAAAAATCCTGGAGGGGTGTGACAGAATGAGTTCATCTACAGGAACCCCCATTCAGAGACTTGTGTTCTATTTCACAGGAGCTCTGTATGAGAAGATTGATAGGGAAAATGGAACAGTATCGACAAAGGGCTTAGGGAAGCAGATTTTAGACCCTCTCGAGGACTTACAGCCTGATCAAAGGTTCCAAATTTCATTTCACAAAAACCACCCTCTCTGTCAGATTACACAGTTCTCAGCAATGCAAGCTGTTATAGATCATGTAGCAGAGGCCACAAAGATCCATGTTATTGATCTTGATATCAGAAGTGGAGTGCAATCCACAATCTTGATGCAAGCACTTGTAGGCCGACAGGAACATCCAGTTCAGCACCTGACGATAACTGCTGTAGGGACCAAATCAAAGGCCTTGATCGAGCAGACAGGGAAACGATTGATGGCCTTTGCTGAGTCCTTGAAATTGAAGTTCTCTTTTCATATAGTCATGGTAGCTGATATCTTGGAACTCAATGAAAACCTCTTTGAACTGAATGCTGATGAAGCGGTTGCTGTCTATGCTGCCTTTGCTCTCACGTATATGATTGCACAGGCTGATCAGCTTGAACATATCATGAgagtgataaaaaatattaagccGTGTGTTATGATTGTAGTAGAAATAGACACAAATTGCAATTCTCCAACTTTTGTATGGCGTTTTGTTGAAGCCCTTTTCTTCTACGGTGCATTTTTCGATTCCTTGGCAGAATGCATGAAGAATGATGAGACAAACAGAAGGCATGCGGAGTCCACTTGTTTCAGATCCTCCATAAGAAATATCGTGGCTGCTGAAGGAGGCGAAAGGAGGGTCCGTCTTGTCGATTTAAGCGTCTGGAGGGCATTTTTCACACGTTTTGGCCTAGTGGAGTTAGAACTGAGCATGTCATCTCTATATCAAGCACACTTGTTGCGCCAAAGCTTCCCCTGTCACAGCTCGTGTACATTAGGCATGAATGGCAAATGCCTAACTATAGGATGGAAGGGGACACCTCTTTGTACACTTTCTGCATGGAAGTTTCAAAGAGATATCGATGAATGA
- the LOC105157051 gene encoding DELLA protein RGL1-like: protein MASQCEETKTETDNGSPSVVSHHAGAKNEVPWTPQPPFEILNKYASHIKRFRCGKIISPAPETTVGRFPGQELSADSILALAKMRLLQHTSQSTGDSNSGYPINYDPDLSSENYKDVELTSYLLNAAEKFANQQFDCAEKLLRRCILLSSNADSPVERVVKFFAEALRERVDIERGKIDLHKNIFHLEDTLFDYHPAVLALEQKLPSAQVTQFTAIQAVLDGVGMARKIHLVDFGIKTGLHWSIMMQGLANRENCQLELLKITAVGTSKVRLEETGRRLSSFAESMNLSFLYKTVVSETKGLKKDSFEFDPDEVVAVYSGLCLWSQLVWPNQLKEFLQFVKNLSPCVIVVNEIEASTNTSIFIDRFHGALSFTIATFDCLDTCLKGKTIYRKIIEDVFFRAMIRNIITAEDEERIYRHAKICFWRELFAEFNIVGVELSDSILYQARLLIKGNAAWDSCTLDVNGNYMVMGWKGTPLQSISAWKIHEQNNQHD from the coding sequence ATGGCATCCCAATGTGAAGAAACCAAAACCGAAACAGACAACGGGAGTCCATCCGTAGTTTCTCATCATGCTGGAGCCAAGAACGAAGTTCCATGGACTCCACAGCCTCCATTTGAAATACTAAACAAGTATGCAAGCCACATAAAACGTTTCAGATGCGGCAAAATCATCAGCCCTGCCCCTGAAACAACGGTCGGCCGCTTCCCTGGTCAGGAGTTATCAGCTGACAGCATTCTTGCATTAGCAAAAATGAGACTACTTCAGCATACTTCTCAAAGCACTGGTGATTCCAACTCAGGGTACCCTATTAATTATGATCCTGATCTTTCATCTGAGAATTATAAAGATGTTGAACTCACTTCTTATCTTCTCAATGCTGCCGAGAAGTTCGCCAACCAGCAGTTTGATTGTGCAGAGAAATTGCTCCGCAGGTGCATCCTTCTTTCCTCCAATGCTGATAGTCCTGTTGAGAGGGTCGTCAAGTTTTTTGCTGAGGCGCTACGTGAGAGGGTCGACATTGAAAGAGGGAAAATCGATCTACACAAGAATATATTTCATCTAGAGGATACATTGTTTGATTATCATCCTGCCGTACTTGCATTGGAACAAAAACTCCCTTCAGCTCAGGTCACTCAGTTCACTGCCATTCAGGCTGTCTTGGACGGTGTTGGAATGGCTAGAAAAATCCATTTGGTTGACTTCGGGATCAAAACCGGTCTGCACTGGTCGATAATGATGCAAGGCCTTGCTAACCGGGAAAACTGCCAACTCGAGCTACTCAAGATCACAGCTGTAGGAACGTCGAAAGTTAGGCTTGAGGAAACAGGCAGGAGGCTGTCATCTTTTGCAGAGTCCATGAACTTGTCCTTTCTGTACAAAACAGTTGTATCAGAAACGAAGGGCCTCAAGAAAGACTCATTCGAGTTTGATCCCGACGAAGTCGTGGCTGTATACTCGGGTCTGTGCCTATGGTCACAACTAGTATGGCCTAATCAGTTAAAAGAATTCCTACAGTTTGTCAAGAACCTCAGTCCATGTGTGATAGTGGTGAATGAAATCGAGGCCAGCACCAACACATCGATCTTCATCGACCGTTTTCATGGGGCGCTCTCGTTCACCATAGCAACGTTCGACTGTCTCGACACGTGCCTAAAGGGCAAAACGATATACAGGAAAATCATTGAAGACGTGTTTTTCAGGGCCATGATCAGGAATATCATTACAGCAGAAGATGAAGAGAGGATTTACAGGCATGCcaagatttgtttttggagggAACTGTTTGCAGAGTTTAATATTGTGGGAGTAGAGCTGAGTGATTCAATCTTGTATCAGGCAAGATTGTTGATCAAGGGAAATGCTGCCTGGGATTCTTGCACACTAGACGTGAATGGAAACTACATGGTAATGGGGTGGAAAGGAACTCCATTACAGTCAATTTCTGCATGGAAGATCCATGAACAGAACAACCAGCATGATTAG